The DNA region GATCGGCGCACTATCGATCTGTGGCTGTGGTGGTAGAAACCACCAGAAAGCCAGAAGTAGATCGGCGTCGAGAAAGTGAATGGACACAGGCTCGGTCGACCCCCTGCCCATTCACCCAACTGCAGGTTAGCGTCTGGCCTGTTTACGGATGCCCTGAGGCGTGAAGAATTCCTTCTCTTTAGGCTCAACGCCTGCGAGCGGATGCGTATCTACGTAAGCCCACAGGAACTGGCCGGAGTCGATATCAAAGGCCATAATCGGCCGGGCGAATGAGCCCTGGATAGCGGGATCATAGGCCTGGTAGACGTTGGCCCAGGTATAACGCCACAGCTCACCCTTGCCATCGTATTTCTCTGTCAGGGCGATGTTCCAGGTATCTTCATCGAGATAGAAGGTACGCTTGGCATAGATATGGCGCTCACCCTCTTTCAGGGTCGCTTCAACCACCCATACCCGGTGCAGTTCCCAACGCCACAAGTTTTTGGGGTCTGAGGCGATCGCCTCCTCCATCTTCATCTCGCCTTTACCGTAGGCACTCGCCAGATCATAACCACTGTAGGGGATATAGATCTCTTTTTTACCAAGTACTTTCCAGTCGTAACGGTCTGGTGATCCGTTGTACAGGAAGGCATCGTCATAGGTGAAGATGCTGCTATCGGGTGTATCGTACGCCACGGTAGGGGCACGACGGACACGACGCTGGCCAGGAATATACTGCCACGCCTCTCGAGGCGTCGCTGCTGCATCGATATAGTCGTTCACCAGGATCATTTCACCCTTACGACGAGCCGGGTAGTTGTAGGTCACGAAGAACGAAAACAGCTGCCCGTCCGAACAGTCGCTGTTCTGGTCGTAGTAGTGCCACTGCCACAGCGTGTTGGACTCACCCGCCAGGGTCGTTGCGGGGTTGTGCATATAGCTCTGGAAGGCGGTGTACTGCATGTGCAGGGATGACCCTTTCCAACGCGAGTTATGGTTGAGGATCATCTCATTGCCGTTGTTGGTAATCGGGAAAGGAATACCGCCGCAGGCATTGTTGGCACCAGTGCCCGCGTCATTCAGTGAGGCGTTGATGGCGTTGTTGTAGGTGTTCTCCTGAACCCAATCCGGCGCCGCCGCAGTACGGTGGGTCGGGTAGACGTTCATCTTGATCTGATCGGGGTAGCGCTTGAAGGCATCAATCTGGCTGGGGGTGAGCTTGTCGATATACTGCTCATAGTTAGACGCCGTAATGGTAAACAGCGGCTTCTCGTCGGCGAATGGATTAGGCATCCAGTCTCCTGACTGGAACCCGGCTGGCGCCTCGGTCAAACCGCCTGTCCACTCAGGGATCGTGCCGTCCGCATTACCCCCACGCTCGGCCCCAAACGGGGTCAGCACTGATTTCAACTTCTCTGCTTCTTCTACCGTAACTGCCGCCTGGGCGGAGCTTATGCCCAGCAGCATCGCACTGCCAATCGTCATCAATTTATTACGCATGATGATCTCCCACTAATTTTTAGAGTTGTTCGCTGTTATTAGAATGAATACTTCAGAGCCAGGCTGACGTAGTCGCGATCGTCCTTTGAGTTCTGCCGGGAACCACCAAAGAAGTTCACGTAACCAAGCTGCATCTGGTACTTCAGCTTGTAGATCACATCCAGGGTGACACCCACCTTGTCAGAGCCTTCAGTGAACGATCCACCCATCGCAGAGTTACCATTAACGCCCTGCGACAAACTGATGGGCAGATTGATGTCCGTGTTCGGGAAGGCTTCCAGCCAGGTCGGCTTCAGGGTCAGGGCATAGCCGTAGGCAAACTTGTCTTTGGCCAGCTCATCGCGGTCCATATCCAGCACATCATCGGCCGCGACCTCTGCGGTCAGGCTGAGGTTATCCATCAGCGCGTTGGCACCGAAAATATGGATCCCGGAGAGCGAGTAGTGCATCAGCTTGGCGCGCTCCCAGGTAAATCCGAGAGGGTTGCCTGCTTTAACGGTAACCGGGGCATTTTCGCGGTAGCTGACCTCACCGGAGATATTGGTGCTGCCGATGACCGTACCGAAGCTGGCCGCCCACAAACGCACATCTTCTACGTAATCGAGATAGTATTCGAAGTTTGCCAAGTCCAAAGTCAACTGCGGCAACTGGTCATGGTAGGTGATGTAGTAGAGGCCAAACTCGGTACCGTTGAGCTCTTCGGCCAGGTAACGCAGAGCGACACCCCACTGACCACTATCTCTCGCCTCGTTGTCTGCACCACGAGGTATCGGCCCAAACGGGCTTAGCAGACTTTCTCCTCCCTCATCGATCATATCAGCGGTTGAGAAGTAGCTACCGGCCGCATCCAGGGTGTGTTCTTGCCACTCCCACTGGTAGTAGGCTTCCATCGAGAGGTTATCGGTCAGCGAGGTCTGGATAGCGATCTGCTCAACCGGCAAAAACAGCTCTTTAAGCTCTGCACCGGGCTGGTTGAAACCGGTGGCGTCCACCGGGCCCTGGGAGGTGGCCACACCGCCGAGCAGGAACAGGGTTTCACCCCAGTTCAGCGCCTGGCTGCCGATCCGCAGGGTGGTGTCGTGACCACCCAGATCTGCCCCCGCGTAGAGGAAGTAATCCAGCATCTCGGCATCGCGGCCATGCTGGCGGCGGGTGTCCTCGGTGAACTCGTTGTAGGGCTTGGACACATTGTTACTGGTGGCTGGGGAGTCGTGGTCGTTGGAGCGGTTATAGACCCGGTCGTACCAGGCGCGGCCGCGGACAAAGGCCCCCAAATCGTAGAAGGGACCGACTTCCCCAAAGTTCAGGTCCGCCTCCGTAATCACGTCAAAGCGGTTCTTGATCAGGCTGTTCTTATCAAAGTTGCGGTTGCCGTCATCGCCGTTGGCGTTTTTGCCGCGAAGTAGATAGTCGTCCTGCTTGGCCACACGTTGGGCAACGGTGTAACGAAGGTTGGTATCCCAGTCCAGAGTGGTTTGCTCCCCCAACTGAAAGTTCAGAGCGTACACACTGGAAGACGCCGCCAGATAGACAGGGATAGCCATCGCTGCCTGAATTGCGGCCTTTATTGTTGTTTTTTTCTGCATTGTTGTTTCCTTCTATGGATATCCATAATTGGAATTTGTCTTGTTATTTTTCTTTCCGCAGACCCGACCATACAGAAGAGAGCCGCAGACAGAGGGTTTATCACCAGACGATTGCCAAGGGCATTCCGGTTACGGGCTGGACCAGGTCTCCACAGACCATCCCCTTGCCTCGGCCAAACCTACCGCCGGCGCCTACGGGGGTCTGTCAACGAGATTACATTTGCTGTTCCGCCGCCATACCCCAGCAGGCGCCGAGATGCGTTCGCTCCACACCCCTGGCGGTTAGTTGCTGCCACAAAACCCTTGTAACACAAGGGTTTATCGACAGAAGCACAAAGCAGCGCCCTCTATTTTTCGCCCCGTGCAAGCCCTCAATACGCCCAAAGCACTGTCTCTTCATAACAAGCAAAAGCCCTGTAAGAGGGTCGATACTAAGGCGCTGACTACCCAGTTCCGCTTCATCGAAATCTACAGAGAAGAATGAACACGACTATGAAAACAACAATGCGATTTAAGTTGGTCAACACCCTGTCCCTGTTCTTTATTACGGCGGCCCCTTTGGCCACCGCCGCGGTGGATGTTACGAAGACACGTGACGGTTATACCCTGGAGCAGAGCCAAACCTATTCCAGTGCAACGGGTTACAAGGAGCTACTGGGAGGCGACAGTGTCACCTCCTGGTGGGCTGAGAATATCTCTCGCACTATGCTGACCGCGGTTCTTCCTAACCGCCTTCCTGCCAGCACCTTTGAAACCGACCTCGACGAGTGGCCCCTGAAGCTGGAGGCAGTCACTGCCGATACCCACCTCGGCGAGATAACCCTGTCCGAAGCGATTAACGATCCACGCGCTGCGGTCAAAGCGATGATCATTCTGCACAAGGGTAAAGTGGTATTTGAAACCTATCCCGGTTTGCATCCGGCCAATAGCCACTTGTGGGCCTCCGTGGCCAAGCCCACCGCCGCACTGCTTATCGAGCAGCTGATCGATGAGGGCAAACTGAACGATAGCGATCGGGTCGATACCTACCTGCCCGATTTCGCGGGGACGGCACTGGGCGAGACCACGGTGCAGCAACTGCTGGACATGGTTCCCGGTAGCGACACCCACGACAGCCCCTCGACCCGCCGGGACCCAGACTCCGTGGCCACCCGCTATTATCGCGCCGAGTTCGATGAAGCCTATAAGGACGGCAAAGTCGAAACCGTACGTGAAATACTGCAGGGGGCCGGTCGTACCGGCCCTGCCGGTGAACGGTTCGAGTACAGCTCCGGCATTACCCAGATGCTGGTTTTCATAGCCGAGGCGGTCACCAACCAAAGCTGGTCCGATGCGTTTGACGAGCGGGTTTGGTCCCACGTTCGTGCCGATGGCGCCCTGCAAGTGCACCTTGCACCCGACGGCATGGCAATGGCTCACGGTATTGTCTCCTCTCGCCTGCGCGACCTGGCTCGCTACGGCTTGCTCTACACGCCCTACTGGTCTCAGGTGGCCGACAAGCAGGTGGTGTCCGACGCCGCGATGGCGCGCATTGTCAACGCAGAGCACAACCGTGAGGCCTACGCGAAGGGGGACGGGCAGCGTTTTACCCCTCTGCTCGGTGAAGCACCGGTT from Aestuariirhabdus litorea includes:
- a CDS encoding DUF1329 domain-containing protein, coding for MPNPFADEKPLFTITASNYEQYIDKLTPSQIDAFKRYPDQIKMNVYPTHRTAAAPDWVQENTYNNAINASLNDAGTGANNACGGIPFPITNNGNEMILNHNSRWKGSSLHMQYTAFQSYMHNPATTLAGESNTLWQWHYYDQNSDCSDGQLFSFFVTYNYPARRKGEMILVNDYIDAAATPREAWQYIPGQRRVRRAPTVAYDTPDSSIFTYDDAFLYNGSPDRYDWKVLGKKEIYIPYSGYDLASAYGKGEMKMEEAIASDPKNLWRWELHRVWVVEATLKEGERHIYAKRTFYLDEDTWNIALTEKYDGKGELWRYTWANVYQAYDPAIQGSFARPIMAFDIDSGQFLWAYVDTHPLAGVEPKEKEFFTPQGIRKQARR
- a CDS encoding DUF1302 domain-containing protein, with product MQKKTTIKAAIQAAMAIPVYLAASSSVYALNFQLGEQTTLDWDTNLRYTVAQRVAKQDDYLLRGKNANGDDGNRNFDKNSLIKNRFDVITEADLNFGEVGPFYDLGAFVRGRAWYDRVYNRSNDHDSPATSNNVSKPYNEFTEDTRRQHGRDAEMLDYFLYAGADLGGHDTTLRIGSQALNWGETLFLLGGVATSQGPVDATGFNQPGAELKELFLPVEQIAIQTSLTDNLSMEAYYQWEWQEHTLDAAGSYFSTADMIDEGGESLLSPFGPIPRGADNEARDSGQWGVALRYLAEELNGTEFGLYYITYHDQLPQLTLDLANFEYYLDYVEDVRLWAASFGTVIGSTNISGEVSYRENAPVTVKAGNPLGFTWERAKLMHYSLSGIHIFGANALMDNLSLTAEVAADDVLDMDRDELAKDKFAYGYALTLKPTWLEAFPNTDINLPISLSQGVNGNSAMGGSFTEGSDKVGVTLDVIYKLKYQMQLGYVNFFGGSRQNSKDDRDYVSLALKYSF
- a CDS encoding serine hydrolase domain-containing protein; translated protein: MRFKLVNTLSLFFITAAPLATAAVDVTKTRDGYTLEQSQTYSSATGYKELLGGDSVTSWWAENISRTMLTAVLPNRLPASTFETDLDEWPLKLEAVTADTHLGEITLSEAINDPRAAVKAMIILHKGKVVFETYPGLHPANSHLWASVAKPTAALLIEQLIDEGKLNDSDRVDTYLPDFAGTALGETTVQQLLDMVPGSDTHDSPSTRRDPDSVATRYYRAEFDEAYKDGKVETVREILQGAGRTGPAGERFEYSSGITQMLVFIAEAVTNQSWSDAFDERVWSHVRADGALQVHLAPDGMAMAHGIVSSRLRDLARYGLLYTPYWSQVADKQVVSDAAMARIVNAEHNREAYAKGDGQRFTPLLGEAPVANSRQWDAIYADGGMFKGGLFGQGLYVSPEEGIVIAYYSTAPASPLHRFVRPLSKALTQE